Proteins co-encoded in one Campylobacter jejuni genomic window:
- the xerD gene encoding tyrosine-type recombinase/integrase, with protein MKYPLDCEENFEKSFLFWLAKYVKFKLNSLSNKELKNPQALAEVNFALTKGVKNIDELDALAKKARNAGLSGVNTYFNPLKKVFEYLNFYKLYSLKQIDEELIVEVLASITGALSDASKKNYRIAVINFFDFLDKQNEEDEKAHIFDINLKNWAGIAGSKGVKLPEFMSEEELKKFLDAIKNADFKNNTIRNKLIIKIIIFTGIRVSEAINIKMGDISEENDLYIIRIRAKGNKYRVVMIKKELIYDLLKNVSINYMSKDALLFVNKKGTPLTQSYVSRIVEQLLFRAGIRKQKNGAHMLRHTFATLLYKKQKDLVLVQEALGHASLNTSRIYTHFDNNKLKLAAQVAKELSDS; from the coding sequence ATGAAATACCCTTTAGATTGTGAAGAAAATTTTGAAAAATCATTCTTATTTTGGTTAGCAAAATATGTAAAATTTAAACTCAACTCACTATCTAACAAAGAGTTAAAAAATCCACAAGCTTTAGCAGAAGTTAATTTTGCTCTTACAAAAGGTGTAAAAAATATTGATGAACTTGACGCTCTAGCAAAAAAAGCAAGAAATGCTGGTTTAAGTGGAGTTAATACTTATTTTAATCCTTTAAAAAAAGTATTTGAATATTTAAATTTTTATAAGCTTTACTCTTTAAAACAGATTGATGAAGAACTCATTGTAGAAGTTTTAGCAAGTATAACAGGTGCTTTATCAGATGCAAGCAAAAAAAATTACCGTATTGCTGTGATTAATTTTTTTGATTTTTTAGACAAGCAAAATGAAGAAGATGAAAAAGCACATATTTTCGATATCAATCTTAAAAACTGGGCAGGTATAGCAGGTTCTAAAGGGGTAAAATTACCTGAATTTATGAGTGAAGAAGAGCTTAAAAAATTTCTTGATGCTATTAAAAATGCAGATTTTAAAAACAATACCATACGCAATAAACTTATTATTAAAATCATCATTTTTACAGGCATACGGGTAAGTGAAGCTATCAATATCAAAATGGGTGATATTAGCGAAGAAAACGATCTTTATATCATAAGAATAAGAGCTAAAGGCAATAAATATCGTGTTGTAATGATAAAAAAAGAACTTATTTACGATTTGCTTAAAAATGTAAGTATTAATTATATGAGTAAAGACGCCCTACTTTTTGTCAATAAAAAAGGCACTCCACTGACTCAATCTTATGTCAGTCGCATAGTAGAACAGCTTTTATTTCGTGCAGGAATTCGCAAACAAAAAAATGGTGCTCATATGTTGCGTCATACTTTTGCCACCCTGCTTTATAAAAAGCAAAAAGATTTAGTTTTAGTTCAAGAAGCTTTAGGGCATGCAAGTTTAAATACCTCAAGAATTTACACTCATTTTGATAATAATAAATTAAAACTTGCCGCACAGGTTGCAAAGGAATTAAGTGACTCTTGA